One region of Ornithinibacter aureus genomic DNA includes:
- a CDS encoding FitA-like ribbon-helix-helix domain-containing protein, whose protein sequence is MEQILIRNLPAGTKAALRARAEQHHRSVEAEAREILAEAVASEPASIVDLVAMDEGAEIEFEPDRLGLTARTAAL, encoded by the coding sequence ATGGAGCAGATCCTGATCCGCAACCTACCCGCCGGCACCAAGGCGGCGCTCCGGGCCCGCGCCGAGCAGCACCACCGATCGGTGGAGGCCGAGGCTCGCGAGATCCTCGCCGAGGCGGTCGCCAGTGAGCCGGCATCGATTGTGGACCTGGTCGCCATGGACGAGGGCGCCGAAATCGAGTTCGAGCCGGACCGGCTCGGCCTGACGGCGCGCACCGCTGCGCTGTGA
- a CDS encoding UPF0158 family protein, which translates to MLDLDAIDVEEIATALADQTDYGRRWLIDPKTGEVAFWTSDLGIDGENPVELDGLDLILIDPLPSYVWYQDMVDFADGISDRGIGERLRRSLEGKGAFRRFKNALYQGHPELISAWQALRDSRAQIRAIQWLADEGLITEDAALQFQQDQREPALP; encoded by the coding sequence ATGCTCGACCTGGATGCCATCGACGTTGAGGAGATCGCCACCGCACTCGCAGACCAGACTGACTACGGGCGCCGCTGGTTGATCGACCCGAAGACGGGCGAGGTTGCCTTCTGGACCAGCGATTTGGGAATCGATGGGGAGAACCCGGTCGAGCTCGACGGGCTGGACCTGATCCTGATCGACCCCCTGCCGTCCTACGTCTGGTACCAGGACATGGTCGACTTCGCCGACGGCATCAGCGACCGCGGGATCGGCGAGCGCCTGCGCCGCTCGCTGGAGGGCAAGGGCGCATTCCGGCGCTTCAAGAACGCGCTCTACCAGGGACACCCCGAGCTGATCTCGGCCTGGCAGGCACTGCGCGATTCCCGGGCCCAGATCCGCGCCATCCAGTGGCTCGCGGACGAAGGACTGATCACGGAAGACGCCGCCCTACAGTTCCAGCAAGACCAGCGCGAGCCCGCTCTGCCGTGA
- a CDS encoding type II toxin-antitoxin system VapC family toxin: MRYLLDTNVVSALRVRGREPQVQAWVAAMPVADQYVSALTIAEIERGVVAKERTDPAQGAVLRRWLEEHVLPAFAGRVLPFDLPAARILATYPVPDRAPLDDALIAAIAQSAGMTIATRNTKHFEPLGVSIINPWNQPE; the protein is encoded by the coding sequence GTGAGGTACCTGCTGGACACCAACGTGGTCTCCGCGCTGCGAGTCCGCGGCCGCGAGCCGCAGGTGCAGGCATGGGTGGCGGCGATGCCGGTGGCCGACCAGTATGTCTCGGCGCTCACTATCGCCGAGATCGAGCGTGGCGTCGTCGCCAAGGAACGCACCGACCCAGCTCAGGGAGCTGTCCTTCGCCGGTGGCTCGAGGAGCACGTCCTGCCCGCCTTCGCCGGCCGGGTACTCCCGTTCGACCTGCCCGCCGCGCGGATCCTGGCGACCTACCCCGTCCCCGACCGAGCACCACTGGACGACGCGCTCATCGCCGCCATCGCCCAAAGCGCCGGCATGACCATCGCCACCCGCAACACCAAGCACTTCGAACCCCTCGGCGTGAGCATCATCAACCCGTGGAACCAACCCGAGTAG